In Argonema galeatum A003/A1, one DNA window encodes the following:
- a CDS encoding Uma2 family endonuclease — protein MVVTLQLRQIDVQPGQYLTLREISWAEFEAILNEIGEHRAARIAYYQGVLEIRMPLPEHEVNKELIGDMVKLLLDELEMDWEPYGSTTFKRAEMSAGIEPDTCFYIQNARRMIGKRRLNLSVDPPPDLAIEIDVTSKTQISAYVALGVPELWCYGNGKLQIFLLHESEYVQVESSLTFGNFPVIEGIVQFLKLSETEGASAARRAFRQWVREALLKS, from the coding sequence ATGGTCGTTACACTACAACTGCGTCAAATTGACGTTCAACCAGGGCAATACTTGACATTGCGCGAGATTAGTTGGGCAGAGTTTGAAGCAATTTTAAACGAAATTGGAGAACATCGCGCTGCACGAATTGCTTACTATCAAGGGGTGTTGGAAATTCGGATGCCGTTACCAGAACATGAAGTTAACAAAGAACTAATCGGCGACATGGTTAAATTGCTACTTGATGAGTTAGAAATGGACTGGGAGCCTTACGGATCGACAACATTTAAACGTGCGGAAATGTCAGCAGGTATAGAACCGGATACCTGTTTCTATATTCAAAATGCTCGCCGAATGATTGGAAAGCGACGGCTTAATTTATCAGTAGACCCACCACCAGATTTAGCAATTGAAATAGACGTAACTTCAAAAACGCAGATTTCCGCTTATGTGGCGTTAGGTGTGCCGGAACTTTGGTGTTATGGAAATGGCAAATTGCAAATATTCCTATTACATGAAAGCGAGTATGTGCAGGTAGAAAGTAGCCTCACATTTGGTAATTTCCCTGTTATTGAGGGAATTGTGCAATTTTTGAAATTGAGCGAAACAGAGGGAGCTAGTGCAGCACGACGAGCATTTCGGCAATGGGTGCGTGAAGCTTTACTCAAATCTTAA
- a CDS encoding DUF2281 domain-containing protein, which translates to MTIDTEIFQTIVKMPDPLKKEILHYAEYLLEKQAKTELSQEQLEEIHGYGSWAGQIVMSDDFDEPLEDLKEYM; encoded by the coding sequence ATGACTATCGATACAGAGATATTTCAAACTATCGTCAAAATGCCAGATCCTCTAAAAAAAGAGATATTGCATTATGCAGAATATTTACTTGAGAAACAAGCAAAGACTGAATTATCTCAAGAACAGCTTGAAGAAATTCATGGTTATGGTAGTTGGGCTGGTCAGATCGTGATGTCTGATGATTTTGATGAACCACTGGAAGATCTAAAGGAATATATGTAA
- a CDS encoding type II toxin-antitoxin system VapC family toxin, which translates to MKALLDTHAFLWYLLGDPKLGSKAKEAIDTKTGLYFSIASLWEISIKINVGKLQLNRPFQDLQKELQYINAQLLPITFEDTETYISLPLNHRDPFDRILVAQAINHSLVLISRDPAFDAYPIQRLWS; encoded by the coding sequence ATGAAAGCCCTCTTAGATACTCATGCCTTCCTTTGGTATTTGCTTGGCGATCCCAAGCTGGGTAGTAAAGCGAAAGAAGCGATCGATACTAAAACAGGTTTGTATTTTAGTATTGCCAGCCTTTGGGAAATATCCATTAAAATCAATGTTGGTAAGCTTCAACTGAATCGACCATTTCAAGACCTGCAAAAGGAATTGCAATACATTAACGCTCAACTCTTACCGATTACGTTTGAAGATACTGAAACTTATATAAGTCTGCCATTGAATCATCGCGATCCGTTCGATCGCATTCTGGTAGCACAGGCAATAAATCATTCCCTTGTTTTAATTAGTCGCGATCCGGCTTTTGATGCTTATCCAATTCAGCGGTTGTGGTCATAA
- a CDS encoding cation:proton antiporter — protein sequence MFLTNAIAYRFPGISSLVSQEPLLATAEAENAPIVLTGVLLSLVVIYVASKIGAEISKRLDFPPVLGELVAGVIVGISALHLIVFPESGLQASDSGVMTVLQWINNLTPEALTSIFQSQGEVISVLAELGVIVLLFEIGLESDLRQLKEVGSQATVVACVGVAVPFAAGTVGLMTFFHVPAIPAIFAGAALTATSIGITSKVLSELGRLKSTEGQIIVGAAVIDDVLGIIVLAVVASLAKTGKIDVVNVIYLIVSATAFLIGSILLGNIFNKTFIAVVENFKTRGNIVIPAFTFAFFMAFLGNAIHLEAILGAFAAGLVLDETDARKELDELVKPIADLFVPIFFVAVGARADLGVLNPTVPDNRAGLFIAVFLIAVAIAGKIVTGWAVFGQPGINRWAIGVGMIPRGEVGLVFAGIGSASGVIDKPLEAAIIIMVILTTFLAPPFLRIAFGKPAEPPASGEPLVAPTLVDESQPLS from the coding sequence ATGTTTTTGACCAATGCGATCGCATATCGTTTCCCTGGGATATCATCCCTCGTTTCCCAAGAACCGCTCTTGGCAACTGCTGAAGCCGAAAATGCTCCGATTGTCCTCACCGGGGTGCTGCTGAGTTTAGTGGTAATCTATGTCGCCAGTAAAATCGGCGCTGAAATCTCCAAGCGCCTTGATTTTCCGCCCGTTTTGGGCGAACTGGTAGCTGGGGTAATTGTGGGCATATCTGCCTTGCATCTGATCGTCTTCCCGGAGAGTGGACTCCAAGCATCCGATTCGGGGGTCATGACTGTTCTGCAATGGATTAACAATCTGACTCCAGAAGCGTTGACCAGCATATTTCAGTCCCAAGGCGAAGTTATTTCCGTTCTGGCAGAACTGGGTGTAATCGTTTTGCTGTTTGAGATTGGGCTGGAATCGGATCTGCGCCAACTCAAGGAAGTGGGCTCTCAAGCCACGGTGGTTGCCTGTGTCGGGGTAGCAGTGCCCTTTGCGGCTGGTACAGTTGGACTCATGACATTCTTCCACGTGCCCGCCATTCCGGCCATTTTTGCGGGGGCTGCACTCACAGCAACCAGTATTGGCATCACTTCTAAGGTTTTATCCGAACTGGGACGACTCAAATCCACAGAAGGTCAAATCATTGTTGGTGCAGCGGTAATTGATGATGTGCTGGGAATTATTGTCCTGGCGGTTGTCGCCAGTTTAGCCAAAACTGGGAAGATTGATGTTGTCAATGTCATCTACTTAATCGTCAGTGCAACAGCTTTTTTGATTGGTTCTATCCTGTTGGGTAACATCTTCAACAAAACCTTTATTGCCGTTGTGGAAAATTTTAAAACCCGTGGCAATATCGTGATTCCGGCGTTTACTTTTGCCTTCTTTATGGCATTCCTGGGCAACGCAATTCATCTGGAAGCGATTTTAGGAGCATTCGCGGCTGGGTTGGTGCTGGATGAAACCGATGCCCGCAAAGAGTTGGATGAATTGGTGAAACCCATCGCCGACCTTTTTGTGCCCATTTTCTTTGTCGCTGTAGGAGCTAGAGCGGATTTGGGGGTCTTGAATCCAACTGTGCCCGATAATCGGGCGGGTTTGTTTATTGCGGTATTTTTGATTGCTGTGGCGATCGCAGGCAAGATAGTAACAGGCTGGGCAGTGTTTGGGCAACCGGGGATTAATCGGTGGGCTATAGGTGTCGGGATGATTCCTCGTGGCGAAGTTGGGCTGGTGTTTGCAGGTATCGGTTCTGCCAGTGGCGTGATTGACAAGCCGTTGGAAGCTGCCATTATCATTATGGTGATTTTGACCACATTTCTGGCTCCACCATTTCTGCGGATCGCTTTTGGTAAACCGGCGGAACCGCCAGCCAGTGGAGAACCGTTGGTGGCTCCCACTTTAGTGGATGAATCTCAACCGTTATCGTGA